The nucleotide window GTCGTCATCATGTTCACGATCTGCGGCGCCCTTGCCTTCACCCACACCTGGGGCTCGTTCACAAAGCGCCCGGACCCCGCCCGCCAGTCCTCCCTGCGCGGCCTCCTCACCATCGGCTTCCTGGGCTCCCTCACCGCCTACTTCCTCCGCTCCCTCAAGGAGGCCCCGGGCGAGTCCCTGCACCGCGCGGAGCACGAGAAGGCGACCGAGGAGTACACCCGCCGCACGGCAAAGCGCACGGGCAACCCGGCGAAACGACGCCGTACGTAGTCGGAGGACTCCGAGTCCACCTGCGGTTCCGGCCGCGTGGCCTGTCCGCAGTTCCGGTCCGTCAGCTCGCCCGCGATTTCGGCTTCTTGGCCTCTCGGCTTCTTGGCCTCTCGGCCTCTCGGCCCGTCCGCCGTTACGGCCCTCAGTCCTCCCGCCGTTTAGGCCTCTCGCCCCCTCGCCCCCTCGGCCCCTGGGCCCCTCGGCCCATCCGGCGCTACGGTCCCTCAGTCCGTCCGGCCTTTCGATCTCTCGTTACGTCCGGCATTTCGCTCTTTCAGCCCGTCCGGCGTTTGAGGACGAGGCCGAAGGCCGATCAACCACCCACACACCCGCACCCGACCGACCCACCAGGCGAGGGCCCGGGGGCGGCAGTCCCCGAGGCTTGTCCGGGGTCGAAGGGGCAGAGCCCCTGGTGGATGGGAACGGGTAGGGGCGGCGGGGGCGAGAAATCCCTCGTCGGCGGCAGCGAAACACCCCGACGACGCCCCCGAGTACCCCACACGCCGCGTTCCCGACGCGGCCGGCACAACCCGCGCCCCCGCACGCAACCACCCCGCACCACCACACCTTGACGGCCCCACCCACCCGGAGCATTATTCATCGCATGATGAATTATCTGCCGGGGCAAGCCTCCCGCCCCCCTGACCAAGCGAACCCACCCACCCCCGCACCCACCCCCACCCCCGCCGTCCGAGCCGAGAACCTCACCGTCACCCGAGGCCCCCGAACCGTCCTCCACGCCCTCGACTTCGCCGTCCCACCGGGCCAGATCACCGGTCTCCTAGGCCCCTCCGGCTGCGGCAAGTCGACCCTGATGCGCTCGATCGTCGGCACCCAGGCCAAGGTCACCGGCACCCTGCAGGTCCTCGGCCACCCCGCCGGTGCCCCCACCCTCCGCTCCCGCATCGGCTACGTCACCCAGGCCCCCTCGGTCTACGACGACCTCACCGTCCGCCAGAACCTCGCCTACTTCGCCGCGATCCTCGACCCCGGCCGCGCCGCAGCCGACCGCCGCCACGAGAACGTCACCCGAGCCATCGCCGACGTGGACCTCACCTCCCGCGCCGACGCCCTCGCCGGCAATCTCTCCGGCGGCCAACGCAGCCGTGTCTCCCTCGCCGTCGCGCTCCTCGGCACCCCCGAACTCCTCGTCCTCGACGAACCCACGGTCGGCCTCGACCCCGTCCTCCGCCGCGACCTCTGGGCCC belongs to Streptomyces graminofaciens and includes:
- a CDS encoding ABC transporter ATP-binding protein, which gives rise to MNYLPGQASRPPDQANPPTPAPTPTPAVRAENLTVTRGPRTVLHALDFAVPPGQITGLLGPSGCGKSTLMRSIVGTQAKVTGTLQVLGHPAGAPTLRSRIGYVTQAPSVYDDLTVRQNLAYFAAILDPGRAAADRRHENVTRAIADVDLTSRADALAGNLSGGQRSRVSLAVALLGTPELLVLDEPTVGLDPVLRRDLWALFHTIATERRATLLISSHVMDEAERCHRLLLMREGEILADDTPEALRTRTDTDTVEAAFLHLVDEATATATHPKGSTR